In bacterium, the genomic stretch ACAAGTTCAATCTGCGTTCGCGGCTCGATCAGAATCTCCGCCGGTCCCCCGATGCGGAACGTTGTCAACGGTGCAAGAGGAACGTGCCGCCGCGCAGGACAAGGCGAGTGCCGGAACAAGCGGTCACGAACGCTTGGATGCATCGTTCAATGTCATGATTTCCTGTGCCGTGCGAGTGATGTCTCCCGCGCCCATCACAATCAGAACGTCACCGGGTTGCGTGTGTTCGAGAATCTTTCTTGCCGACGGTTGCGGACCGACCAAATGAACGTCGCCTCGCTCGATGCTCTTGGCGATCAGTTCAGCCGTAATTCCGGGAATGGGACGCTCGCGCGCCGGGTAGATGTCGGCAATCAAAATCACGTCCGCTTCCGAGAGGGCGATTCCGAACTCTCTCGCAAAATCTCGCGTACGCGTGAATAAATGTGGTTGAAAAAGCGCTACGATACGTTTCTCCGGCCAGCACCGCCGCGCGGTCGTTAGAGTGGATCGAACCTCCGTGGGATGATGGGCATAGTCATCCACCACAATCACGCCTCTTGCCTCGCCCTTGATTTCGAAACGACGATGAACGCCGGTGAATTCGGCAAGCGCCGCGCAGGTAACGTCGAACGAAACGTCTAATTCATAGGCAATCGCGACCGCCGCGAGTGCATTCAGTACGTTGTGTCGTCCGGGAACTTGCAGCTCGCATTCGCGTTGAGTGTCGTCAAACATGGTGAATTGAAAGCGCGTCCGATAACCCATCTGCTCGACATCGAGTGCCCGAATCTCGCACGCTTTTCCGAAACCATAGCTGACGATGGGACGCTTTATTCGGGGCAGAATCGCTTGAATGTTGGGTTCGTCCGCACAGACGACGACCGCGCCATAAAACGGAACGTGATTCGCGAATTCAACGAAGGCGTCCTGCAGGTTGGGCAGATCGGTGTAGGTGTCAAGATGTTCGGGCTCGATGGTCGTGATCGCGGCGATCGTCGGATTCAGCTTCAAGAACGAACGGTCGAATTCGTCCGCTTCAACGACCAGCAGTTCCCCGCTGCCCATCTTCACGCCCGATCCCAACGCGCGTACGATGCCGCCTACGATCAGGGTCGGATTTCGCTCGGCGCGTTGCAGAAT encodes the following:
- a CDS encoding UDP-N-acetylmuramate--L-alanine ligase, producing MSGLRPFRRVRQVHMIGIGGAGMSGIAEVLLNLGFVVTGSDLQLSEVTERLQRLGARIAKGHSSDNVAGADVVVYSSAVKPENVEIRTARSQGIPQIPRSEMLAELMRLKVGVAISGTHGKTTTTSMIGAILQRAERNPTLIVGGIVRALGSGVKMGSGELLVVEADEFDRSFLKLNPTIAAITTIEPEHLDTYTDLPNLQDAFVEFANHVPFYGAVVVCADEPNIQAILPRIKRPIVSYGFGKACEIRALDVEQMGYRTRFQFTMFDDTQRECELQVPGRHNVLNALAAVAIAYELDVSFDVTCAALAEFTGVHRRFEIKGEARGVIVVDDYAHHPTEVRSTLTTARRCWPEKRIVALFQPHLFTRTRDFAREFGIALSEADVILIADIYPARERPIPGITAELIAKSIERGDVHLVGPQPSARKILEHTQPGDVLIVMGAGDITRTAQEIMTLNDASKRS